DNA sequence from the Rattus rattus isolate New Zealand chromosome 2, Rrattus_CSIRO_v1, whole genome shotgun sequence genome:
CTTGAGATGAgcctcctgtttcagcttcctggGATTACAGTGTACCATACCACCCAGCACCTCACCCATTCCTTAACAAGCCTGTCACTAGGTGTCTGTTTTCTGTCCCATCCTTAGCCTTGTCCAGTCCTGAGGGAATCGGTATGAGCAGAGCCTTGTCACCTCGTGCAGGAGGTCAGTGTCTACTGAATCTTAGGCCTGCGTTGAAATGACAAATGCTCTATCTGTAGGAAGCATGGCCCTGTCACCTGTGCGCCACCATTGACTAAATTCTGGGTGCCAGTCTGTGCACCCACTTACCTCAGCATCCATGGGCCTGTCTTTGATGCTGGGTCCATCTCCTTCCCGTTGTGGGATGGCAGACGGCTCTGTGGAAGTCGTGTggccttctccttcttcccaacCACTGCCCCTACAGGACCCAGCATCCTCAGGTGAGGCCTGGCTCAGTCGGATGAGGTTACTGAAGTTGGAGTCGGATTTGGAGCCTGCTGGGGCCTTGCGGGCCTTATGGCGGCCAGTCAAGCGGCTGCCGTAGAAGGCCAGGATAGGCTCCGGGCCCGAGTCGGGGACTCGATGGCTGGTAGTGGCTACTTTGAGTGGAGCCAGCATGTCAGAGACCATGTCGGCCCGCGTGTCGCTCCACAGCCCCCGGCGGGCCTCCTGCAGACTCAGGTCATCGAGCTGGTCGATGGCTCTCTGCATTCCGGGAGCCTTGTCCTCCCTGAAGAAGGACCCACTGCCGGTCACACCACCCAGGCCTgcagtctcctcttcctcagccaGGCGGTAGTAGGGAGGCCCGTCCTCTGCGTTGGCTATGACAGGTGGGGGTGGCTTGCCGTCCACCTGCAGGGACAGCCTACAGCCTCGGAGGGACAGCTGGTAGTAGCGGGTGGCCTCGTGGGCACTACGCAGCTGCTGCATGGACACGAAGGGGTGGCGCAGGGCCGCGCTGGGACTGATGCGCTCGTGAGACTCCCATGTCAGCATGCGTTTGATCAGCTCCACCATGCTCTTGAGGTCCGCGTGTTCCGCCAGTGCCTCCCGGTCTGGAAAACTCAACCGATTCACAGCGCCGCCACCATTCACCGTCTCAATCTGGTCCAAGGATTTGAGCATGTACTTGCGGCGCTCCAGTGGGCGTACCTGGTGGGGTGTGGGAGACAAAGCCGAACATTTATCTGGACTCAGGGCTCCCAAAATCACCTGTTGTGGGAGCCAAATAGTATCGCCCTGGCTTCTGCGCATGATCTGACTGGAAGCTCTCTTGCTGCTTCAACTCTCCAGTCTTTCCTCTTGtaccagatttctttctttctttcttttcttttctttttttttttttttttttttggagctggggaccgaacccagggccttctgcttgctaggcaagcgctctaccactgagccaaatccccaaccctttgtacCAGATTTCTAATTGTTCTTGATTTCTAATTAATCCTTAGCTCTCCTGCTGCTACAGGGAGTATGTGTGACCTAACTCCTGCTCCATACTTCACCTAGACCTTCAGTCCAGCCAGAGAGACATGGCCGTAACCTTCAGTTTGGCTGTCCCACCAGATTTGTGGGCCTACCCCAGTCTGACAACCAACTCTTAAGTTTCTGGTTCTCCACAGGGTCTAAACCTATATTGTTCCTATAGAGTattccccccccttccccctgcacGAACTGTCTTCACTCTGCATGCTCCCCTCATACCTTGGTCTCAGCTAGGTAGTCAGCAGAGGACTTGAGCTGCCAGGGGTTGGTGGCATCGGGGTGGGGGTTACGCTTGAAGAAGTGGTGAGCCTTGCGGGCCGCATGCAGCAGATGGGGCTTGGGTAAGCCCTGGGTCTCACAGATGTAGCGCACCTGGTCATACTCATTGTTGCCTGGGTAGAGAGGCCAGCCCAGGTGTAACTCAGCCATGACACAGCCCAGAGACCACACGTCCACCTTCTCGCAGAATGGCAACCCCAAGAGGATCTCTGGGGCCCTGTAGAAGCGGGACTGGATGTAAGGCTCCTTCACATAGCGCACCTCACTGAATATGCTGGCCGAGCCAAAGTCGATcacctgtggagggcagagggcatgCAACACAGGAGAGGTGGGCTGGCAGAGTGGATAAAATAGGCCCCTCCTGAGACTCATCCCTGTGTTTCTCCGTGTCTGCCTAGCTCTGAACCGTCCACACTTCCTTTCTTAGGAATGAGCCCGTCCCTGTCCTCTAGCTATTGCTTCTGGGTTAGGTGTCTCTATGTCTGATTCTCTGGGCTTGGATTTGTGGCTATAAGAGTTGGGACCCTCCCCCTGCCTGCAGTGCATCGTACACAGTAAGCAGGAATTCTCCCATATCCTCTATCCTCTGTTTGTTGGttagttttgagatagggtctcatgtagcccaggctggcttcaacctggttatgtagccaaggatacccttgaactcctgttctcctttctccaagggctggggttataacagtgcatcaccacacccagctcccagctatgatttttttcttttttttttttttttcggagctggggaccgaacccagggccttgcgcttgctaggcaagtgctctaccactgagctaaatccccaaccccccagctatgattttaacttcatttcacatagtctattttcttttttttttttttttttaagatttatttatcatatacaagtacactgtagctgtcttcagacacaccagaagagggcatcagatcccactacagatgattgtgagccaccatgtggttgctgggaattgaattcaggacctctggaagagcagtccgtgctcttaacctctgagccatctctccagcccacgtaGTCTATATTTCATTTAGGGgggttgtgtgtgttgggggagggcttATATGCATATGTGGGTGTCATcacccatgtgtgcatgtatggggcAAAGGCCCTctatcttcctcttccactgtAACCGTACTTTTTGGGCAGGATCTCTCCAGGAACCTGAAACTCGGGTTCATCATTGGCCAGATGGCTGGGCGACTGAGCCCTCGGGATCCTCTGTCTACCCTtacaagcccttggtcctgggattATAAAGACAAGCCCAGCTATTATGGGgttgctggggatctgaatttaGGATCTTCTGCTTGTGTTCAGCAAACACTTAACCAACTggacctgagagatggctcagtggttaagagagagcactggctgctcttgcagaggatccaggtttggttcccagcacccgcatggcagctcgcacctgtctgtaactctagctccaggagagccaAAGCCCTCTGGCCTTTTAGAACACCATACATCCATACACAGGCACTcactcataaaaaataaaataaatgggggttggggatttagctcagtggtagagtgcttgcctagcaagcagaagatcctgggttcggtccccagctccaaaaaaagaaaagaaaagaaataaaataaaataaatgaaaaaaaatagaattccaGTCTCATGATAAGAACTTTGTATTTCACTCAAGGTTTTGTTTCTTAGAGGCCTGGATCTAGTGCTTGGCACATTGTAGGGTTCAGGAAAGAATGGATGATAAATGAGTGggccttttaaagatttatttatttaatataacacacacacacacacacacacacacacacacacacacacacacacacacacacactgtcgctgtcttcagatacaccagaaaagggcattagatcccattacagatggttgtgagccaccatgtggatgccaggatttgaactcaggactgagTAAGTGTTTTAGACCAGTCAGTATTTTCCTCCTTtgatttgtgtgtctgtcttccatggtcctggagattgaactttaGGCCTCACGTATATGAGGTAAacattctactactgagctaggctcccaactttttttttttttttttggtaagaatcgtttaggtttatttttattttttgtgtgtttttgtgcccTCAAGAATTCGTGCACATGAGTGTTGGAATCCTCGGAGACCAAATTAATCAGATgcccctggagctgaaattacaggtagttgtggaCTGTCtagtatggatgctgggaaaccaacatgggtcttctgcaagagcatttGGGCAGTTAACCACCGAGCCCCTTTCCAGCCAGCTCTGGGCCTTTTAAACTTATTTAGTTAGGTGTTGTTTaggtgtttggttttgctttgttttcttttgttttgagacagccctggctatcctacaaatcactctatagaccaggctagccttgactcacagatacctgcctgtctcctgagtgctgggattaaaggtgtgtgccatctcGCCTGGCATGGTTtggtcttttgagatagggtttcatgtatcccagactAGCTTCATACTCATTGTGTAGTCTCAGGTGACTATGAACTCCCCCCCTGCAGACTCCACGTATCCAGTACTGAGGTCACAGGTGAGTACCACCACTCTGGGCCTTTACTTTTAGGCTGAGGACTCTGGCCTTAGGTTTTTGAGgcaggcctcaaattcatgatagTCCTGCCTTAGAAGCGGGTATCCCTGAGcatctgggattataggcacgtaTCACCAGGCTCTgtctcccctacacacacacacacacacacacacacacacacacacacacacacacacacacacatatatgttttttttcaagacagggtttctctgtgtagtgctggctgtccttaaactcactctgtagacctgattggcctagaactcagagatccacctgcctctgcctcaatctcccaagtgctgggattaaagcatgtgccaccaccactggtggctctctctctctctctctctctctctctctctctctctctctctctgtcttgttctctctctaACTGCCTCTTCAGctaatctctcacctcccagtgtctctgtctttgtttctgtgtcatGGACTGTAAGGTTACCACCCTGAGAGCCAAGTCATCGAGGATGATCACCATCAGACACTGAAGGCCCTGAAAGGCCTTCGCCCTGTTACAGATTCTTGGTAATCCATGGGCCATGGGCAGGAGCCTGTCTTCCCCCTTGCCAGCAGGTGGCGCTCTGCCAGTCTCACTGTGAATCCCTGTGACTCAcagctcccctctcctctgccttgcATTTAGCCCCCCACCCACCTCCATGCACACAGGGCAATCGTGAAATGGTTATTAGTCTGGACTCAGCACCCGCTAGGGCTTCAGTGACACTGAGCGTAGACCCAGCGTTTGTGAGGTCCCTTCATTCTGAAAGAACTGGAGGGGTGCAAGGGACCCCCAGGTGCTGTGTGAGCCCCGTTAGGACTACAGAGATCTCTTCCTCTGGGCTCACTgtcctgcccatctctgcctgtctctgtgactCTAGCAGTGGGGTGCTGGGAGAGGCACAGTACAGGCAGCTTTGGTCCAGCCCTGCCCTTGGGTGATGCTGCCAGCTTAGTCATCACCAGTGTCTTGCtgacagacaagcaggcaaagaagtgGGATCtaggggggagaggggacagcTTAGGTGCCCACCCGGGGTCAGGAACAGAGGGTCAAACAACCTAGCTTGCATTTGTTTAGATCAGCAAGCTCTGGTTTAAGTtgtgttctctcttcctctctcacactttttaaaaaatgatttatttattttatctatatgaatacagtgagctgtcttcagacaccagaagagggcacaccattacagatggttgtgagccaccatgaagttgctgggatttgaactcaggacctctggaagagcagtcagtgctcttaaccactgagccatttctccagccctcacttttttttggacagggtctcaagtagtaCAGACAGACCTTGAAAGTGCAGGctaggattggggatttagctcagtggtagagcgcttgcctagcaagcacaaggccctgggttcggtcctcagctctggaaaaaaaaaaataaagaaagcgcAGGCTAGACTTGAACCTGTTtcacagccaaggatgaccttgagtttttAATCCATCCATCTCCACCTGTGcagtactggaattataggtgtctgccactatgcccagctctcCCTCatacttcttcctttttaaacttaatttaaactttaattaatttaatttccttttttttttaaaaaaaaaacccattatatattatacttatattatatataagtacactacagctgtcttcagacacatcagaagagggcatcagatcccattacagatggttgtgagccaccatgtggttgctgggaattgaactcaggacctctggaagagcagtcaatgctcttaaccactgagcaacctctccagcccttctcctgccctccaatttaatttcctttttaaactttaatttagtGAGGGGGGATTTGCAAACACAGTGgtatatgtgtagaggtcagaggatagcttcTGGGGGTCAGGGAGTCAGTTCTGtgctcccaccatgtgggttctgtctactgaactcaagttcttaggcttggcagaaagcacctttactggccgagccatcttgctagcccttaTTTGTCtaaacgtgtgtgtgtacatgtgcatatgcatgtgcacacatgtgtcatCACGTGTGCATCGGATGTCTTCTTGTATCACTCTCTGCCTCCACTGCTATTACAGATGTGCTGCCACAGCCGTCTTTTTATGGGGCAGCTAGGGGTCTGCactgaggtcctcatgcttgttcagTGGGGACTTTACTGTTTGaacatctccccagcctctctccctcACACTACGATACCCATCGACCAATTCTGTTGTCTCTAGCTCTAAAATCTGCCCAGAATCCAAAACATTCCAGATACATCTTTTACCTGGGACTCCCACTTGGATCATTCCATCTACCTCCTTGGTCCTACTTCCCCCAAAAATGAGAACCTACGTCCGAGCACGTCCTTCTCCTCTGAATTCGTCTATAAGCTTAAGGATCTTCCATGAGTTTAAAGCCTGCCTGAAGCCtgcctggtctccatagcaaATTTAAGGCAAGCCAAGGATACATTGTGAAACCatgtgtatatacaatatataccatccatatatatgtgtgtgtgtgtgtatgtgtgcgtgtgtgtatgcacacacatatatacatatataacatatatacatatatctgtgtgtatatatatgtatattatatatgtatgtgtgtatgtattttttttccaaagtaaaACCACTCTTGACTGTGCCTATGAGGATTTGTACAACCCCACCCTACCTCCCTGacatcattttctccctcttGGCGCCCCCATCATTCTGCTTCTACTCCACAGGACTCCCTTGTGTGTTGCTAGAATACTTAAACATGCTCCTACCTCAGAGCCGTTGTACTGGCTGTTCCTTCTACCTGGAaactcttcccttcttccatggcctctcttCCCCTCAAGACTTCCCTCCCTGTCCACCACTTCCTGTGTCTGAGCAGTTCcccacatcctctctcctgttctctctgtccTCACATCCACAACACACTGTACTCCTTAccctgctcctgtctcctccacTACAATGCCAGTCCCACGAGGCCCAGACCTGAGGCAGAAGAGGTAAACTGAATGGAACAGGATTGGGGAGGCTCCAGGGCCCAGAGAGGAAGCACAGAAGACCCCCAGTCCTCAACAGAAAGGACCTCAGAGACGAGAtggagaagccaggcatggtggcgaaTCCCTGAAATCCTGATACTAGGGAGGGAGAACCCACTCAAACTCCAGACCTGCCTGGATGCCATGAGAGcctgtcttcaaaaaacaaaacatgacagTGTGAGCTGGCTGTGGTGACTTGGGTGGCTAGCACTTAGgtagcagagacagggagggcaggtaggtcatgagttcaagtcatccttagctacacagtgggttcaaggctagtctgagcCACATcagcactgtctcaaaaacaaaacaaaacaaagaactgggATGGGATATAGAAGATGGCTAGACAGCACCAAGGAGGGGCAGCTTGGGGTTCAGGAACTGACTGGGGAGACCCGCGTGTTAGCAGAGCATCCCAGGACTAAGCAAAGCCGTTCCCAGGCAGCCTCACTCACCTTTACCCTGAAGGGGCAGCGGGTCTGATCTACCAACATAATGTTTTCTGGCTTGAGGTCAGCATGGATGATGGCCAACTCCTTGAGCCGGGCCAGCGCTCTTAGGACCTGCAGTGTGACAGTTCGGATGTGCCTGGCAGGGAGGGGTGCGAAGTTGTTCTCTTTCTGGAACTCAAAGAGGTTTTGCTCCAATAGCTCAAAGACCAGGTAGAACTTGAGGGCATCATGGAAGAACTCAAGGAAGCGGATGACGTGGGCCTCGTCGGGGTCCAGGCCTCGTACACAGCGCAGCAGCTTCAACTCGTTCTTGATGATACGGCTTCGGTACGCGTCGTTCTTCAAGATCTTGATGGCCACCATTTCTCCTGTACTCCGACGCCAGCCCTTGGCCACCTCTCCAAAAGTGCCCTTGCCCAGGACTTCAATGATGTCGTAACAGTCAGTCTCTGACTGGATGGTGGCCATGGTGCCCTGGCTGCCAGTCACTACTCTGCCTTTACTCCTGAACGACTGGCTTGGTTGCCTAGACCTCCCAACCTGATGATCGCCCCTAGCTAGTCCTCCTAGTGGGGGAAAGATAACCAcacttctgtctctctctatgagTTCAGCCCCTGTCTCTCTGACGCCCCTTGACCCCCTTGGCCACACGGTGAGTCTACCAGGggctgcacccctcccccaaagcccTCTTGGCTTGGGATGAGGGGGCTCAGGCCCCCCTGAATGGCTTCCAGCGTTGCTGAGTGGCTTTGATTCTGTTGTTAGAGACCTGAGTCCCGGGCTGgaatggagggggtggggtgccAGGCTgggacccctcccccacccgctGACGGAATCCTGTAGGAGCTGACAGGGTGGACTCAGAGAGACTTTTTTAGTCGTTGACCTTGGGAGTTCAGAAATGGGACATGTGGGAATGAAGGAAGTttgagactctgtgtgtgtgtgtgtgtgtgtgtgtgtgtgtgtgtgtgtgtgtgtgtgtgtataacatggAGAGGATGTGTAGAGAGAGTAAGGTCCAGGTTGTAAGAGGCACTGAATGCAGGCTAAAAAGTTTCAACAGGACACTGGGGGGAGCCATGAAGGAGCTTTAAGCAAGGGAATGACCACTTGATCAGCATGCAGAAAAGCAAACTGGAGAAGGCAAGAAAGGAGGCCCCAGACCTCTcaaggaggctaaggcaggaccCAGGCAGATGAGGCTAGTGAAGGGTTCAGGCACTGATGGGTAAGACCCTCGATGAGGCAGGAGCAGGCTGAGATACCAAAAAGGTTAGGTTTCTATGACAAGGTGTGTAGGGCAGTCCCTGAGGAGGTGACACGGACAAGGGACATTAGGTGCGAAGAGACACTGAGATCGGGTTCGGGAAATTGATGTTAAACAAAGGCAAAAACCTCTCCATTTCTCCCTGACTTGGTTTTTCTCTTCTATACATTTTCTATTCAAGacgtggtttggtttggtttggtttgaagtcagggtcttactgtacagccctggctggcctggaacacacagagatccacctgcctctgcctcccaagtactggataCACCAATCACACctggccattttttttattaaaatgttttaaattatttaattttatttattcactttacatcaccctcactgccccacccccaggccataaaaaaaacaaaaacaaaaaaaaccaacttttcctttctgttttagatttactgtattcttttgtgtgtatagtgttcacctgtatgtatgtgtgtatgtatgtatgtatgtatgtatgtatgtatgtatgtatgtatgtatatgcaccaagTGCACGCCTGATGCcctcaaaggtcagaagaggacatcatatcCCCtgtgactagagttacagatggttgtgagcttcaaggtgggtgctggaaatccaaaccaggtcctctgtaagagcaacaagtgttctcatttgtcttttttggagacggggtttctctgtgtagtgttgGCTGTCTTGGacctctgtagacctggctggcctcaaactcagagagctctgcctgcctctacctcctgacgGCTGGGATTCAAGGTGAGCACAACCACTGCCCAGCAGGGAACCAAAGGtttctttagggctggagagatggctcagcggttaactgttcttccagaggtcccaagttcaattccccagccaccacgtggtggctcgcaaccatctgtaacaggatcgatgccctcttctggtgtgtctgaagacagctacagcatgctcgtataaaataaataaatcttggggttggggatttagctcagtggtggcgcttgcctaggcatgcgcaaggccctgggttcgatccccagctccaaaaaaaaaaaaaaaaaaaaaaaaaaaaaaaaaaaaaaaaataaataaataaataaataaatcttaggttTTTTAGAGCCCTTATGCTTAAGTCagtcacttgggaggcagagaccctCAGAGACAGGATAGGAACTGCCATACACACATCTCCAGTATTTGGTGTATGACGTCATCACCAGAAGCTTCCGCAATGGCTGGCTCCCCCCAGGGAAATGGAGGggtgcctgggagctctgagacTAGGTATGGAAACCATAGATGATGAAGCAgcttgccaggcagtggtggtgcacgccctAAATCCCAGAGctcgggaggcagatgcaggcggATCTCAGtgagagttccagggcatccagggctGAAAAGCcctctcttgaaaaaccaaataataaaaattaaaataaaatgatgatgatgatgatggtggtggtggtggtgataaaggTTGACATTTTGAATTGAAGTCAGAAGGGAAAGGAACACACTCGGGGGAGCTGAGGAAAGCTTGCTGGCAgtgagcaacaacaacaacaaaagagctgGTGTGGGAAGTCCAAATGCTGTGGGGGAGTCCCCCACAGGTGAGGAGAACGCCTGGCAAGTGTGGTGGAGACGAAGGACCAGTGACTTGAGTGAGGAGCAGGGGCTGGAGTGGGCGAGAGCCCCTGGCTTTCCTTTTCTGTAATGGAAGCTTGCAATCGCATGAGCGCGAGAGCGTgtgcgtgtgttcgtgtgtgtgtgtgtgtgtgtgtgtgtgtgtgtgtgtgtgtgtgtgtgtgtgtgacacttgGGCTGACCTGGAGCTGAGGCTCAGCGGCGTTGGCTGCTCTGGAGCCTGGGCCTGGTCCTAAAGGCAGCCAAGTATTTGAAGCTGAGGCTCTGAAACCTTGATTCCAAAGAAAGAACCAGGAGGAGCCTCTTGGGGTGGAGCCCTCAGTGCACAGGGCAGTCAAACCAGAAAGCCGGGAAAGGGAGCATGAAACCCGGCCTGGTGGCCTTAGTGGCATGAATCTGTAATCCTAGCTagtctcagaaggctgaggcaggaggattgaaagcaACGGTACAGAGTGAGATCAAAGCCAGCTCCGGGAACTTAGTGAAACTTGCAATTAAAGCTTATGGAGTCGGGTGTAGTTCGGTTGGTGGAGAACTTGTCTTGCCTGGCTGGGATCGTAAGCTGAGATCCCAGCACTATGTAAACCACGCGTGTGGGCACATTCCTCCAATCCCGTTCTTGGGAGCTAGAGGCAGGCGTGAGGATAAAACACTGAGGTCATCCATGGCTACAGAGTTTGAAATCTGTCTGGGTTAtatgagactgtttcaaaaaaagaaaaaagaaaaagaaaaacgaacgagccaaggggacagggagatggcgCAGTaattaggagcactggctgctcttccagaggacctgggtgcatccttgcacccacatggtggctcacaagcatctggaATTTCAGGCTTCCGCAGGCAcgaggcatacatacatacaatgcacagaccaaacacccatacccataaaataataaattaaaactgtttttagTGTAGTTCTGGGGTAGGACCCAGCGTACTTGAAAGCCCTGAAGCACAATTCCCAGAAGTAAAATGAAGTGTTGCTTATGGAAAGGGAAGACGGACAAGAGCTCACCTGCAGAGGACAACCGACTCTCCACAGAGGGTCCCTGCTGTCCCCTGCTGTGCTCTGCTGGGCTCTCTCTAAAGGTCCTTCACAAAGGCTTCTGGGAACTATGAAGGGCGGGCGTGGCAGATGCTTGCCAGCATTGAGAGGCCGAGGCTgctaaatttctttaaatttattttatttattatgtatacagctttctgtctgcaggcTAGAAGTGAGCACCAGATGCCAtcacggatggttgtgagccaccatgtggttgctgggaattgaactcaggacctct
Encoded proteins:
- the Hipk4 gene encoding homeodomain-interacting protein kinase 4 codes for the protein MATIQSETDCYDIIEVLGKGTFGEVAKGWRRSTGEMVAIKILKNDAYRSRIIKNELKLLRCVRGLDPDEAHVIRFLEFFHDALKFYLVFELLEQNLFEFQKENNFAPLPARHIRTVTLQVLRALARLKELAIIHADLKPENIMLVDQTRCPFRVKVIDFGSASIFSEVRYVKEPYIQSRFYRAPEILLGLPFCEKVDVWSLGCVMAELHLGWPLYPGNNEYDQVRYICETQGLPKPHLLHAARKAHHFFKRNPHPDATNPWQLKSSADYLAETKVRPLERRKYMLKSLDQIETVNGGGAVNRLSFPDREALAEHADLKSMVELIKRMLTWESHERISPSAALRHPFVSMQQLRSAHEATRYYQLSLRGCRLSLQVDGKPPPPVIANAEDGPPYYRLAEEEETAGLGGVTGSGSFFREDKAPGMQRAIDQLDDLSLQEARRGLWSDTRADMVSDMLAPLKVATTSHRVPDSGPEPILAFYGSRLTGRHKARKAPAGSKSDSNFSNLIRLSQASPEDAGSCRGSGWEEGEGHTTSTEPSAIPQREGDGPSIKDRPMDAERSGPELFDPSGCPGEWLNEPEWTLEGIRGSRAQGLPARHPHPHGPPRTTSFLQHVGGHH